The Raphanus sativus cultivar WK10039 chromosome 2, ASM80110v3, whole genome shotgun sequence DNA segment ttaccatgaaaaattaatgaaaaccCCTAATAATTCTTAATTAATTGTACGAGAAAAGATGTCATAACaaacttaataatattctacatacatatttttattatctattctattaatttcgAGTCattcttttatctatttaaaaGGTTTTCATTTAACTTTATACATATTCACTTCTTAAATATAATATCCCTTAAAATTTGgttatacaatatataatccCTTTAAacattatatagtttattaaaatagaattacAATTTATGACATAATActttaacataaattaatattcattaAGGGTACTTTTATGATGTAAATTATAAACCTGTGGCATTAATTACACTCTCCACATTTGCACGTACTCGAAATTTTTTGTATTTGGATTGTTCtttcaatctttttttctttgataataAATTGATCGAACATTAATGTAAggtgaaaatctaaaattttagatCAGACGTGACATAAATgacaaacaaatttatttattataaattaagttaatcaataattaattttatgcaAATTTCATCCACATTTATTTGATACTAGATGGTTGGCCCGCTCATGCGGGCATAATAATCTTATAGATATctattaatacatatattattatttcaataattaacatgataagttatgtttatactcttaaatttttaaaattggtGATATATGTATCTATAATGAAGTTTctcattacaatatatatagactattattgaatttagttttttaatctttatgattggatatattattttcagataacaacataatatattttagaattggtttatttatttttggacaaaaattgtattatattaatatacgttcaattatataatctaatagataaacataaattattaaaataacattttagttatagtatatattatatataactatttattatatacatgatCATATTATCTCTGTCATGTTAATTAATACATATGCATTTGTCactaaaattaactttttataaaaccaaacatATAAATGAGGTTAGACCATTATCTGATGTCCCAAAATATTAAGAGCCTAAAAAAtccaaatagaaaaaaagatattCTATCTAATGGGTTTCTAGGTGTTTCGTCCGCACATGCGGACATAACCATTTTATAGTTACTTACTAATACGTGTAAAACTAATTAAAGACTATATtgataaattattatctattttctcatttgaaaattttacatattatatatttaaaaaaatctcaaacaaacaataatattttcactGGAATTTTGTTCTTAATTTGtaggtaaatatatattaacaaaaaaaaataattaattactaagaataatatatattttcaacgTTCTAAATGTAAACGTGAAAGCGAACAAATTATTTTgcaactaaaattatttattaattaatattaataattaagcataaaatattactaaacctctaattatggagaacatgacaaataatacataattatttaaaacataattttataagattatATTATTACGATATTAAGCACTCTAAGAGcttaattgtaaaaataataattttaaccacttatctaatcaaataattttcaattttttttttaatttttatattaaaaatatttcagatataaccaaatatatatatatatatatatatatatatatatatatatatatatatatgaagtgtctttttcttttaaaatatattttaagatattagataattcttcttattattactaatttaaaattgttttaacaagaaaattaaaattcattttttattttatggataatttatatattctattcattaaaaatacaattaatattaGCCAGTTTAACTTTTAACATGAGAGTTCCCTTGCGAAAAAtcactaatttttaaaaagttatattagCAACATAAACATATGTATTGGAGAAAGGGAATACACGTGATTACATCAAAGTATCTTAGTTTATTATAGTGTTGTTTTTTTCAGATAACGATCATATAATAAGCTATTGTTTAGTAAATAtctaatacatatatttataatatgactttttaaaattatgtaataacaaattattatagaataattcattaagggtagtatcaatattaaccgctctaacttttaacgtggaagctccgttgcgaaaaatctcTTCGcaaacaagaaaattaaaattcattttttattttatggataatttatatattctatTCATTAAGAGTACAAAACCGTTCAAGATGGAGAAATATAGCCGCTTCATCGTTTTTTAatgtctctctctcctctgcATCTTCATTCCTCactgtctctctctcctctgcATTCTCTTCTCTCAATTCTGTCTCTCTGTTGTAAGCAACAAAAAattctgtctctctctctctctttgtcatcttcttcgtctctctctctctctttctcttcgtTTCTGTTCCcgtgactctctctctctctctcttcgttTCTGTTCACGTGACTCTCTCTTTCTGGTTGTTTCTTTGACGTGAAGAAAATagaataaaccctaaatcctaagtCCAACAGGGAtcgataattttataaaatttgggttgaattttttttttaatattgggTCGGGTTAATATCGATTGGGCAATCACTATTTCTTAAACGCTGTTTTTGTTTCATCAATCACAATTTGGGAATTCAATTAGAGAGGGGGTTTTACAAAGATTAGGGGgatatacaaagaaaaaagtaTATGTTTGGGTGGGTTAGTAAAGAGCTTCGTAGTTTAGGGGGGAATAAGTAGAGTCTATGTATCTATAGGGGGTTTTAGGCAGGCAACCCTAGTTTATTTGAGCTCtttcacacacacacagacTTAGAGAAAATGTTTGCTTTAGGAAAAAACTCGGTTTTGTTTATTGATTGGTAGTCGTAAAAAGATACAAAGCTGCTCATATCGGATTTATAGAATATCCGATGAAACTATATCCTTACTAGGAGACTTGAAGcaaatgacaaaaatataaagactTGATTCTAGAATCTTAAATGAGGCTAACATGGTGCCTTTGAAAACTCTTATTCGAAACATgaaagcaaaagaaagaaataaagaagaaacaaaggaaAACGATGGTTAGTCAATAATTCATTGTATTAAAAATCACACGTACCTTAATTGGCTGTCGACAATGAGTGATTTTTTGACTAAGCATGCACCTAGACTCCTTGTTGGCTTGATTATTGATCTAGGTGAAATGAGTTGGATTTTGGCTATGGCTAGACCATATCGATGAAAAAAAGTGAGGCCATGGACTGGTAGAAGTATGGGCCACTCTTTGATGTTTCAGCTGACCGGTCTGGTCTTCATAAAATAATGTTGGACTGAATGAATTAATCTTTCAAGCATATCTTTTGGGCTTATTTCTTCAAGCATTCCCTCTTTTGTCGGATTGTCTTCTGATTGAGACTGAGCTGGTTGAGCCAGATGGTTAGATTGTCTAAGCTGGTTGGTTGAGTCAGGAGAACCTCTATTGACTTGTTGAAACTTTCTTTTAAATCCCTTCCGGATCGGTCCTTGGAGCCATCTTTAATCTTTATGATTGGAATTTGGATGGTTGATTCAAGGTCAGTTTCTGATCTTGTATCAAGAACACTTTCACCTTAGaaattagttatttaaaaaaaacatgtttggTTAAGCAAATACCACCTCCATATTCATCACCCACCATATGGGATTTGGGGATAGGGTAGATGGTCTTGGCATTGAATTGCGGTAGAAAGCTGTTAAATCTAAGCATTTCATCCACGTCTACAAGAGCACATATCCCCACAATAAGCCAAGTTGTCTTAAAAAGAATATTGGATTGTCTTTGTTTTTGAGGAAGATAAGACAATGCGTGATATTCTTTGTCAATGGATTAAATGGATCCGATTGATTATGATAGAATGGTGAAAGTTTAAGGGGGTGTTATTAGATAGAGTATTTATAAATACTTTCAAAGATTTAGATTTTATAGAGATTCTGgtgttattaaattaaaacttttCTAGAGTACGTTAAAATCTTATGTTATTAGTTTAGGATTTTACAAAAATACTTACAAGTTTTCAAAAGTCTGGAGTTATTCGTTCTGTCACTTTACAAAATCACTAAAAGTCTTATGTTATTCAATTTTTTCGTAAATGACTGACTTTGTCATTCTTCTAAAGTCCACTGTTATTAGTTAACTGATTACACATGATTTGTTCACAAAATCTATTTTTCGAAGTATTGCATTTCGATCAGTATTCTCAGAGACTTctataataactaaaaaaactCATTTATCTTTCTTTTCCGATCTTCAATTTTGCAAAACTGTCAGTCACTGCTAGCAAACGAATCAGTATCAAGTGATTCTCGTCTCTTTCCATGAACACATATTCAATTAAAAAGGTAAATTCCAAAATTTAGCAGGAATATGAGAATCACCcaataataaataatacataatttgggacaaaagaaaagaaaaacatcgCTGCAAGTTTGTGCATGCAAAACTGCAATTTTATACTTTCTGCAAGTTTTGAAATGAATTGAATTACAACCTGTTAAATTATAGAAAACGAATAGTTAATGAAGAGATGATAAAGATAACTACAAACACGACAGTATTGATATTTTGCAAAAGTTTAGCAATATCTTTAACAGAATCTGTGATAATCTACACAACTTTTTGATAAacaattaaaatcatttttaatttaatctactaattaatttttagaatcaacaaaactctttttaaatcataaaccaataacaGCCCCTAAATATAATCTTTACAAAATGAAAGTACAATTGTTAATCTGAAATCTTGTATATAACcactttttctctcttttgcaATGACTACTTTTCCACTTTGAACTACTATTGAAAAGATTCTACTTTTGTAGTCCAGAACATGGACTTAAGTTTCATCATTCATGctttattgatatatattaattcacGATAATAAATATGCGTAGAGGGACCGATGTTGATACGTAGGATATACACTATGTACATCCAATTTCAActaacacaaaatataaataacattttcCCTGTGGAATTATTTAGATCCGTATCCACTGGTGGACCTTAAAGTAAGACCTACGCACCTActatctctcattttatttattatacacatatcaaaatatgaaatatgtTCATCAATAAATTTTCTTAGCCTTGCCTATTGCCATTATTTAACAATAATCAACCAAATGTTGTGACATATTTTAATTCCACAGACCCTCCCACACCCCTTCCCACAAAACCATAATCACAATGCTCCCATTCACCAACTACTACAtttctaactcatccatgtccGAGAACAATGTTAACAACagcaagaggaggaagaagaaacgtTCGATGATGGTTTAtggaggcggaggaggagatAATTTGGCGGTGGTGAAGGCGGCGGCGTGGGCTTGGTATCAAAGGAAGGAAGGCAAACCGATTATGAGAGAGTTTGAGATAACAAGAGCACCGAGAACACCTCGACCTTCGCGGTACAAGATTGAAGCTACAAAGAACATGATCCTCTCCGACAACAAGGTTTTAGCCGAGAATAGGGTTTCTAAGTCTTCTCTTTGGTACACAAATTTCCATTATCAAGAGGATCAAGAAACTCAATACTCTCGTCTACTTGACACTTACGAGATCAAGAACATCTCAAAAAGGCTTCATTCTGATGATCCTAGTTTATCCGTGAGTTTGAGCAGTGCTTTCATGTTGAGTGACGATAATCATAATCATGATTGTGGTTGTGATGATCATGGTATGTTAAAGAGAACTGGCTATGATAAGAATACTACTAGTAGTGGAAAAACTGATAACAAGATTTCCGTGAAAAAAGTGAGCAAAAGAAGTTTGTGGAAGGGACTGATTGTTATGGGTCCAGTGTCTACGGTTTGTGGAAGAAGCGATGATGTGGATTTACGGGCTTCTAAAGCTAGCCGGAGAACAGTCAAGGTTGCGGCTGCGGCCGAGGCTCTCCTCAGGTCGGCAGCAAGTGGCAAGACTCAGACCCGTAGTCGCTAACTTTACTGGTTATTAGgatggaaagatttgaacaatttcttaaaaattcGTACATTTTCATGTTTCTGTATTTTGATGAACTAGCTGTGTAGTTTCTTCCAGTTTCACTAAATAAGTACATATATtttctgtaacaaaaaaaaacgtacatctatttttcaaattaatatgtaCATCTTCGGGGGACCAAAATGAcaagaaaatattgaatttcTTCCAACTCGGTTGTGACCTCACATTTGTACTGATGCCTTAAAATCATACGAAATAATTTTAACATTAGATTTTTAACAGTTCTTTTACATctagtactccctctgtttaatattataaatagttttttaaaaaaattgtttcaaaatataactaGTTTTCATTATTCtatgtaacttttatttttattgggcATAGTGTGACTTGTCAAATAATATAGACTTATTTATGATTGATTTAACTATATCTAATTTATATaatgctattttaaaaatatataatatttttcttaatctttgtgtattttaactaaaactacttacataaaaaaatagagagataattttttttattatggtGTTGTTTACATGCATTGATTCATCTGGATAAAGCTGCAAATCGATATCCATATTGTTAATTCAACATAGAAatggaacaaaataaattttgaatttagctgaatttttcataaaatattaataaagtttTCACAGATCATCTAGATAAACGTAAttcaatcaaataataaatgaGAGAATgactattttaaacataaaataatctaaagttttttaatatactgtatttaaatttaaaatttccatCACATATTTTCTTCAGGaccacaatcatatttatcagaaaaagaatgaaaaatcacattttatcCAAAATTCATAACATCACAATTccaatcaaataaaacaaaatatcaaacttTTCTCTAAAATCCAAAAATCACATTCTCgtgaaaatcataaaatcacATTCTCTTTCAGACCGTAAAACCATATTCCCACgcaaattttttataaaatcacattttcaaaactgaaaatgacattttcTTCTAATACttaaaatcacatttttctACAAACCTCACATTTTCCACCAAtcataaattacattttttgtaAATTGAAAATCTCATATTTCGCCAAAATAAATCATCAATATCTTTTTAGTCGTTacaatcaaaaaattaaattatttttatgaatttacaTCGTCTTAAACATTATTATAAGGTTTATCCATGAAGTCACGTGCATCTAGAAATTGATATTAcaattttggattttaaatttgaaaatattatatttgggaTTTAATTGAGAGTATgtaatttaagaatatataattttttaatttgtaactATAAAGTTTGTTTTTAGTGTTAAGggtttaaattttaagattttatgttttggagtttatgtttaagatttaggattttagttttaaaatattagaactaaattttagattttgatctaaagtttagtgtttatgatatAAGGTTTAGAGTATGGGATTTTGGGGTTTAGAGTAAGATTTGagaataaaatttttaaaaatatatttatattttatttttaatatttggtgTTTATTTGAAAATGCTagatttagtttttagatttattataatAGAGTATAGGGTTTGAAATATAGGTTATAAGTATGAGTATCAAAATGAGTTATAACTCATAAGTTACTTCATCTTAGTTCGATTTTTCTATGAGAACAAATTCTTACTTTTATGCTCATTTAAAAATGAGTTTAATGATCATACTCAATTCAAATCACGAGTTATATGGATAATCTTTAATGAATATGATGTAATTCATGAGATTGgtggtttttatatttataatatatatatatataacgtcCATTTTTCTTATgcaaaaaaatagtttctacattattcatatttatcttctataattaaaatgtaaaacacaaaagttttaaatatatataattggaTAGCATAATTATATGCCCtcattatatcatatttttttgtcagctctcatcatatcatatatatctttaaaattaaaatatagaacaatatatttttaagagaaaatttctaaattacttgtatttatcttatttaatatttttacatttgaaatttataaaacatatataagtaatatataaattataatttaaaaattatctataactttttagaagaaagaaaaatagataatatcaTGGTTAGATATTGttaatgtttaatattaatgtttaatattaatgtttttattttctaatatttaaaCTTTGAATTATATTATGGAAACTCttctatcttttattttatatatatttttatgttaatcatattagatCGTGAATTACctcatttaactcatgatctaAATAATCTGAATTCAAAGTTACACATTAAaactcatataataaatgagatGAGCTAAACTACCCcactaaaaaaaaacttactatGAGTTGAGCTGATTTGAGTGAGGTAACTCATTTTGGTTTagagatttaatattttagtaaaatcgtgacaaaaaatatttttgtggaTTATAGCCACATTTTATTTCATGACTATTTTTTCATGAAATATTCATGGgaaaattataactatattataaatagTTATGAAAAATCatgattaaaaagatatttttctgATTTGTCATGGTTTTAACAACATTTCATTTTATTCCCATTTTgttacgaaatattgacggtaaAATTCTggctattttttgtttgaacaaaaaaaagtctGGCTATTTTAGCCAGGTTTTATCTTGTGGCAAATCTATAGCTTTTGCcacaatatttgttttttgcCACAATTCAGACACGAACGGTCAAACTTTCCATTTTGTGATTTTTCATAACTTTTTGTATCTTTTCCAAAACTGCTACAAATATTCTGGGGTTATTTTGTGGCTATAAACAAGATTTGTATTAATGAAATAATGGTGGAACATACTCACACTATATATGTGAGTCACACACAGACATAGGATCACTGGTTCACAAGTAGTATGTTCTCCGTTCTCATGTGGACAAAAGAACAGCTCAATTCTGCCAGCGGATCTGGAAGACTGTGAGCTGGGATTCGTAGATGCATAGTTGGGATATTCCTGGTAAAGGCTTACAACTTCTCTTGTTCTAAATGGGAAATTTCACATAGTATGAACTCAAAAATAATCTTTATGTCTTTACATTTTtacccaaaatatatatatatatatatatttatttatttattcatgtAGAACCATATTTTTATACCATAGAAAACTCTTATCTAAGGCAACTGTTAACACATCTTATATAttcacacacatatatatatatagagtaagAAATACTTAATATGAAGGCTAATTGAGCTTAGCACACTTGAGTTGCCTAAAGTGCTTATGAGCTGCACGATTTTCTTCGACCGCCACTTCAATGAATTTTTGGTCTCGTTCGTCCGAAAAGGTTGTACTGGAAAAcgtaaataaatgaataaaaatgtcTATTATGCAACCAAGAAGAGGAATACTTGAACCTTTAGATGTAAGTGGAGGAACATGAGGATCATCCATACGAATCTCTCTTGAAATATTATAAGAGTTCTTTTTGAGATCTAAGAACTGGGATGATGAATAACAGAAAAGAGGGAGGGATGTGTTTATCTAATCCTAATGGGAAGAGTGACTCTATTTCCACGAACGACCTAAAGTTCTCACCACCtctttatgatttttcaaaGTGAGTGGTCATAAAGTATCAAATGCCTTTCTCATTCTTTTGACGTGTTCCAAATCCAAAGAAATGTTTAGAGCATCTCATCCTAATCCAACTTTTtactcaaaattttatttttgagtaaATTCTTTCTCCAACTCCACTTTATATTCAACtctaaaataacataataatcaGGGTTACcctatttatagagtaatcaTACCAATACTCTACTTTGgatttgaacttttttttttataaaatagtccttttaattttaaatactatttatttttacataataatatttaaaatgatacGATAACATGAAAAAATGATAttccaaattattatttaataattcacataaaatatgcataaattaataaaaatcaaaactaaaagaataatataaaataaatataatatgaaataaATGATTTGATAATCCAATATATTGATTTTGGAACTACCTAGATCGGTGAATTATTGTTCAAACTGAAATGATgagtttatttatattatggGTCAACTTTTTGATTTGATAATATTTGTACTTGTTGAGCTTCATAGATGCACAAACATTTGGATCATGTACTAACttcaaattacaaaataaaactgttttattctttattgtaatttaataataaatgtttaatttagatAAAATctatttcttgaaatttttgtaaaaataaaatagttg contains these protein-coding regions:
- the LOC108840140 gene encoding uncharacterized protein LOC108840140, which gives rise to MLPFTNYYISNSSMSENNVNNSKRRKKKRSMMVYGGGGGDNLAVVKAAAWAWYQRKEGKPIMREFEITRAPRTPRPSRYKIEATKNMILSDNKVLAENRVSKSSLWYTNFHYQEDQETQYSRLLDTYEIKNISKRLHSDDPSLSVSLSSAFMLSDDNHNHDCGCDDHGMLKRTGYDKNTTSSGKTDNKISVKKVSKRSLWKGLIVMGPVSTVCGRSDDVDLRASKASRRTVKVAAAAEALLRSAASGKTQTRSR